From the genome of Streptomyces sp. SID8374:
CCTCCGAGTTCGCCCCCTGCATGGCCGCCCTGGTCCACGATCCCCGGCGCGGGATCCACGCCGCCGGGTTCGCCTGCCGGTACGACCCGGCGGAGGCCGCCCGCAAGGCAGTGCTGGAGGCCGTGCACACCTGGGTTTTCACACAGGGTGCGGTGGATGCCGACGGCTGGGTCCACCGTTCCGTGGAGGCCGGTCTCTTCGCCCGGGGCCTCTACCTGGACCACCGGGCCGACCGGCGCTATCTCGACGTCTGCGGACCGGAGTTCGCCGCCGTACGGGACCTCGGTGCCCATGTGCAGGTCTGGCTGGACGGCCGGATGGCCCCACTGGCCCGCCGCTTCACCGAACCCGCCGGGGGCATCGTCCCCGTCACCGAGGTCGCCCACGGCAGCCGGTCCACCCTGGATGCGGCGCTCAGCGACGGCGGCCACCGGGTGATCACCGTGGACCTGACCACCGAGGACATAGCCGAGACCGCGCTGCGCGTAGCCCGCGTACTGGTCTCCGGTCTGATCCCCAACGCCCCCGCCGCCTTCGGCTACTTCGGCTGCCCGCGCTTCGCCGAGGCCGCGCTCGCCCGGGGCTGGCGGACCGAAGTCCCCACCGGTCCGGCGGATTTCACCCTCGCACCGCCACCCCACATGTGATGGAGCGCGTTCCCATGACCCAGGCTCCTCCCGCAGCTTCCGGCCTCCTGCGCCGCGCCCTGTCCGACGCCAGGTCACCCCGTCTGCCGCGCTCGGTCCCGTACGTACCGGAGCGCGCCTTCCCGTGGGGCGGCCCGGCCCTCTCCCCGGCAGGGACCGGTGGAGCGGTGGACCTGGATCGTGTCCTGCGGCTGTCGCTCGCCGCCCCCGACGGGTCGACGGCGGGCCGGCTGCGGCCCGTAGCCTCGGCGGGCGCGCTCCATCCCGTACGGGCGCACCTGCTCGTCGGCCCCGGCTGCTCGCTGCCACCCGGGCGGTACGCCTACGACCCGCGCACCCACCGCGCCCGTCCACGCGGCCGGGCCCCCGCCGGCGCGGCCCCGGGAGCCGTCGTCGTCCTCAGCGTCACGGCCGCCCGTACCGTCGCGCACTACGGGCACCGCGCCTGGCCGCTGCTCCTGCTGGACGCGGGCCACGCGGCGGCCGCCCTGGCGCTCGCTGCCGCACCGTACTGCGCACAGGTCTCGCTGGACGCGGACGGCGCCGAGCTCTCCGCGGCGGCGGGGCTGCCCGGGGCGGCCGAGTGGCGCGAGCTGTGGCCCGGAAGCGAACCGGAACTCCCCCTCGCTGCTGTCTGGTTGGCGGCCGCCCGCAAGTCGGCCCCCTCAACCGACCCGCTGGCCGCCTGGGCTGATCTGCCCCGCGCCACCGCCCCGGTGCCGCAACCGGGCAGCGAGACCGCCCCGCCCCGCGAACTCGCCGCCACCAGGCACGTGTTGGACCAGCTTGCCGCAGCTCCGGGCCGCCCCACCTGGCACCCCGCCCGCCGTCCAGCCCCGGTGACGGACGACACCCTCCGTAC
Proteins encoded in this window:
- a CDS encoding nitroreductase, which codes for MTQAPPAASGLLRRALSDARSPRLPRSVPYVPERAFPWGGPALSPAGTGGAVDLDRVLRLSLAAPDGSTAGRLRPVASAGALHPVRAHLLVGPGCSLPPGRYAYDPRTHRARPRGRAPAGAAPGAVVVLSVTAARTVAHYGHRAWPLLLLDAGHAAAALALAAAPYCAQVSLDADGAELSAAAGLPGAAEWRELWPGSEPELPLAAVWLAAARKSAPSTDPLAAWADLPRATAPVPQPGSETAPPRELAATRHVLDQLAAAPGRPTWHPARRPAPVTDDTLRTRRSADPADLAHPSAPYLLAQVLATAEGARPDGPAWAAAIGGDTPGLLTTTGVLASGDARPTLARWAAGQQWIGTAGAVLVAHGCPADAPPALIRSSHLAAGHAAGVAQAHATALGLRSRPIGSWQQADLGAALGDAPGHDWIVHGIALAGPVDPALPAPPPPSGKEERP